From the genome of Pelobates fuscus isolate aPelFus1 chromosome 6, aPelFus1.pri, whole genome shotgun sequence, one region includes:
- the ASNSD1 gene encoding asparagine synthetase domain-containing protein 1 encodes MCGICCTVSLIACPDDTLISEDVANIRRRGPNNSHHLIKCDPSNGYSCFFSGHVLHLRGQLTPQPLQDKDGNIFLWNGEVFGGIEVSDSENDTQVMFNHLSCCNDEHDLLTLFSRVQGPWAFIFYQAKSHSLWFGRDFFGRRSLLWKFSQNPQKALCLTSVTESFSTSDPIQWQEVPASGIFRCDLQSWVNSKSMTLSWYAWESSSVDVVTKEGMVNEEQNRIAKNLPSFITVQKSEEEKLMTPVASLNGEVPETLAEHHCVAASTKVTLEDLKMLITDEHQKNAKSLIDVLSESVRRRTLCLHRNKDELLSDAERKANVAILFSGGIDSMILAALADRHVPKEEPVDLLNVAFMMNVPNGMKPCSKKKNKVKKQSVSAAQTDKLDLSASCNAFDVPDRITGRAGLEELKSISPSRTWNFVEIDITPEELKEMRRQRICQLVHPLNTVLDDSIGCAVWFASRGVGTLAINGEKKPYVSTSKVVLTGIGADEQLAGYSRHRVRFKTMGYLALLEELSMELGRIASRNLGRDDRVIGDHGKEARFPFLDEDVVSFLNSLTICEKADLTLARGLGEKLILRLAAVELGLTESSVLPKRAMQFGSRIAKMENRTEKASDKCSRLQTNLTE; translated from the exons atgtgtggGATATGTTGTACTGTCAGTTTAATTGCTTGTCCTGATGACACATTAATTTCTGAAGATGTCGCAAACATTAGGCGACGTGGACCTAACAACAGCCACCACTTAATTAAGTGTGATCCTTCTAATGGCTACAGTTGTTTTTTCTCTGGACACGTTCTTCACCTGAGAGGACAACTGACTCCCCAGCCTCTACAAGACAAAGATGGCAACATATTTCTTTGGAACGGAGAGGTATTTGGTGGAATTGAAGTTTCTGATAGTGAGAACGATACTCAAGTAATGTTTAATCACCTTTCCTGCTGTAATGATGAGCATGACCTATTGACACTATTTTCCCGTGTCCAAGGTCCCTgggcttttattttttatcaagctAAAAGCCACAGTTTGTGGTTTGGTAGAGATTTCTTTGGTCGACGAAGTCTTTTATGGAAATTTAGCCAGAATCCTCAGAAAGCCTTGTGCCTCACATCTGTAACAGAGTCATTTTCCACATCTGATCCCATTCAGTGGCAAGAAGTTCCAGCATCTGGAATATTTAGATGCGATCTTCAATCTTGGGTAAATTCGAAATCAATGACACTGTCATGGTATGCCTGGGAGTCTTCATCGGTTGATGTAGTAACAAAAGAAGGAATGGTGAATGAGGAACAAAACCGTATTGCAAAAAATTTGCCATCATTTATCACTGTCCAAAAGAGTGAAGAAGAAAAACTCATGACTCCAGTTGCTTCTTTGAATGGAGAGGTCCCTGAAACATTAGCTGAACATCACTGCGTTGCTGCTTCTACCAAAGTCACTTTAGAAGAccttaaaatgttaattacaGATGAACACCAGAAAAATGCCAAGTCCCTTATAGATGTATTAAGTGAGTCTGTTCGAAGACGAACTTTATGCCTTCATCGAAACAAAGACGAGCTCTTGTCAGATGCTGAAAGAAAAGCAAATGTTGCAATCCTGTTTTCTGGTGGGATTGATTCCATGATTCTGGCTGCCCTTGCAGACCGTCACGTTCCAAAAGAGGAACCTGTAGATCTTCTTAACGTGGCTTTCATGATGAACGTCCCAAATGGTATGAAACCTTgctccaaaaagaaaaacaaggttAAAAAACAGTCTGTCTCTGCAGCTCAAACCGATAAGTTGGATCTCTCAGCTTCCTGTAACGCTTTTGATGTTCCTGATCGTATAACAGGCAGGGCAGGACTGGAGGAACTGAAATCCATAAGCCCATCAAGAACCTGGAATTTTGTGGAAATTGACATAACTCCAGAAGAGCTTAAAGAAATGAGGCGGCAACGTATTTGTCAGCTCGTTCACCCACTGAATACTGTCCTAGATGATAGTATTGGCTGTGCTGTCTGGTTTGCTTCCAGAGGTGTAGGCACACTTGCTATCAATGGGGAAAAGAAACCATATGTCAGTACTTCCAAG GTGGTGCTGACCGGGATTGGGGCAGATGAGCAGCTTGCGGGTTATTCCCGTCACCGAGTGCGTTTCAAAACAATGGGATACTTGGCTCTGCTAGAAGAACTGAGCATGGAACTGGGTCGCATCGCTTCCAGGAATCTTGGCCGCGACGACCGCGTGATTGGTGATCACGGTAAAGAAGCAAG GTTTCCGTTCCTTGATGAAGATGTTGTATCCTTTCTGAACTCTCTGACCATCTGTGAAAAGGCAGATCTTACCCTGGCCAGAGGCCTTGGTGAAAAACTGATTTTACGATTAGCAGCGGTGGAACTGGGACTTACTGAGTCTTCTGTGTTGCCCAAAAGAGCTATGCAGTTTGGATCCAGAATCGCAAAAATGGAGAACCGGACTGAAAAGGCCTCAGACAAATGCAGCAGACTCCAGACAAATCTTACTGAATAG